From one Salinibacterium hongtaonis genomic stretch:
- the rpsC gene encoding 30S ribosomal protein S3 yields MGQKVNPYGFRLGITTDHVSRWFSDSTKPGQRYSDFVAEDIKIRNMLKTSLDRAGVARIEIERTRDRVRVDIHTARPGIVIGRRGAEAERIRTDLEKLSGKQIQLNILEVKNPEAEAQLVAQGIAEQLSARVAFRRAMRKGLQGAQRTGTVKGVRIQVSGRLGGAEMSRSEFYREGRVPLHTLRANIDYGFYEARTTFGRIGVKVWIYKGDITNKELAREQANQKSSRPERGDRPRRGSSAPKAEAPVAAGVEA; encoded by the coding sequence ATGGGCCAGAAAGTAAATCCCTACGGTTTCCGTCTGGGAATCACCACCGACCACGTGTCGCGTTGGTTCTCCGACAGCACCAAGCCCGGCCAGCGCTACAGCGACTTTGTTGCTGAGGACATCAAGATCCGCAACATGCTCAAGACGAGCCTCGACCGTGCAGGCGTTGCCCGCATCGAAATCGAGCGCACCCGTGACCGTGTCCGCGTGGATATCCACACGGCTCGTCCCGGCATCGTCATTGGCCGTCGCGGCGCAGAGGCAGAGCGCATCCGCACTGACCTCGAGAAGCTCTCGGGCAAGCAGATTCAGCTGAACATCCTCGAGGTCAAGAACCCCGAGGCCGAGGCTCAGCTTGTTGCCCAGGGCATCGCCGAGCAGCTCAGCGCCCGCGTGGCATTCCGCCGCGCGATGCGTAAGGGTCTGCAGGGCGCCCAGCGCACGGGCACCGTCAAGGGTGTTCGTATCCAGGTTTCGGGCCGCCTCGGCGGCGCCGAGATGAGCCGTTCGGAGTTCTACCGCGAGGGACGCGTTCCCCTGCACACACTCCGCGCCAACATCGACTACGGCTTCTACGAGGCTCGTACGACGTTCGGCCGTATCGGCGTCAAGGTGTGGATCTACAAGGGTGACATCACCAACAAGGAGCTCGCCCGCGAGCAGGCGAACCAGAAGTCCTCGCGCCCCGAGCGCGGCGACCGTCCGCGTCGTGGTTCCTCCGCCCCCAAGGCTGAGGCGCCCGTCGCAGCAGGAGTTGAGGCATAA
- the rplV gene encoding 50S ribosomal protein L22: protein MVESIARVRHIRVTPMKARRVVNMIRGKQAQEALAILKFAPQGASEPVYKLVASAMANARVKADASNSFLDEQDLYISQAYVDEGATLKRFQPRAQGRAFQILKRTSHITIVLATPDEVDAKKTTAKAGKK, encoded by the coding sequence ATGGTGGAGTCGATCGCACGTGTGCGTCACATCCGCGTGACCCCTATGAAGGCTCGTCGTGTCGTCAACATGATCCGCGGCAAGCAGGCACAGGAAGCCCTGGCCATCCTCAAGTTCGCCCCCCAGGGTGCGAGCGAGCCCGTGTACAAGCTGGTTGCTTCGGCAATGGCTAACGCACGGGTCAAGGCGGATGCCAGCAACAGCTTCCTCGATGAGCAGGACCTGTACATCAGCCAGGCTTATGTGGACGAGGGAGCAACGCTCAAGCGTTTCCAGCCCCGTGCACAGGGTCGCGCATTCCAGATTCTGAAGCGCACCAGCCACATCACCATCGTGCTTGCCACGCCTGACGAGGTTGACGCGAAGAAGACGACTGCGAAGGCAGGGAAGAAGTAA
- the rpsS gene encoding 30S ribosomal protein S19, with translation MPRSLKKGPFVDEHLFRKVATQNEANSKNVIKTWSRRSMIVPAMLGHTIAVHDGRKHIPVFVTETMVGHKLGEFAPTRTFRGHVKDDKKGRRR, from the coding sequence ATGCCACGCAGTCTTAAAAAGGGCCCCTTCGTTGACGAGCACCTGTTTCGCAAGGTCGCCACGCAGAACGAGGCCAACAGCAAGAACGTAATCAAGACCTGGTCGCGCCGCTCGATGATTGTCCCCGCAATGCTGGGTCACACCATCGCGGTGCACGACGGTCGCAAGCACATCCCGGTGTTCGTCACCGAGACCATGGTTGGGCACAAGCTCGGAGAGTTTGCTCCCACCCGCACCTTCCGTGGACACGTGAAGGACGACAAGAAGGGTCGCCGCCGCTAA
- the rplB gene encoding 50S ribosomal protein L2, with translation MAIRKYKPTTPGRRGSSVADFAEITRSTPEKSLLRPLPKTGGRNNAGRITTRHIGGGHKRQYRVIDFRRNDKDGVNAKVAHIEYDPNRTARIALLHFFDGSKRYIIAPDKLKQGDIVESGAGADIKPGNNLPLKNIPVGTVIHAIELKPGGGAKIARSAGASVRLVAKDGPYAQLRMPSGEIRNVDARCRATIGEVGNAEQSNINWGKAGRMRWKGVRPTVRGVAMNPVDHPHGGGEGKTSGGRHPVSPWGQSEGRTRKAHRESDKLIVRRRNVGKKRK, from the coding sequence ATGGCAATTCGCAAGTACAAGCCCACGACCCCGGGTCGTCGCGGTTCCTCGGTAGCTGATTTCGCCGAGATCACCCGTTCGACCCCGGAGAAGTCACTTCTTCGTCCGCTTCCTAAGACGGGTGGCCGCAACAACGCCGGTCGCATCACGACCCGTCACATCGGTGGTGGCCACAAGCGCCAGTACCGTGTCATCGACTTCCGTCGTAATGACAAGGACGGCGTCAACGCCAAGGTCGCTCACATCGAGTACGACCCCAACCGCACCGCGCGTATCGCGCTCCTGCACTTCTTCGATGGCTCGAAGCGTTACATCATCGCGCCAGACAAGCTGAAGCAGGGCGACATCGTTGAGTCCGGTGCCGGCGCCGACATCAAGCCCGGCAACAACCTCCCCCTCAAGAACATCCCCGTGGGTACGGTCATCCACGCCATCGAGCTCAAGCCCGGTGGCGGCGCGAAGATCGCCCGCTCGGCTGGCGCCTCGGTGCGTCTCGTTGCTAAGGATGGCCCCTACGCCCAGCTGCGTATGCCCTCCGGCGAGATCCGCAACGTTGACGCTCGCTGCCGCGCGACGATCGGCGAGGTCGGCAACGCCGAGCAGTCGAACATCAACTGGGGCAAGGCCGGCCGTATGCGGTGGAAGGGCGTTCGCCCGACCGTCCGTGGTGTCGCCATGAACCCGGTTGACCACCCGCACGGTGGTGGTGAGGGCAAGACTTCCGGTGGACGTCACCCTGTTAGCCCCTGGGGTCAGTCCGAGGGTCGTACCCGCAAGGCCCACCGCGAGAGCGACAAGCTCATCGTTCGTCGCCGCAACGTCGGCAAGAAGCGCAAGTAG
- the rplW gene encoding 50S ribosomal protein L23, producing MSASFKDPRDVIIAPVVSEKSYSLIDQGKYTFEVDPRSNKTEIKLAIEKIFGVQVDSINTLNRQGKTRRTKFGMGKRKNTKRAIVTLKAGSIDIFTAVG from the coding sequence ATGAGCGCCTCGTTCAAGGACCCGCGCGACGTCATCATCGCGCCCGTCGTCTCCGAGAAGAGCTACAGCCTGATCGACCAGGGCAAGTACACCTTCGAGGTAGACCCCCGTTCGAACAAGACTGAGATCAAGCTCGCCATCGAGAAGATCTTCGGCGTGCAGGTCGATTCGATCAACACGCTCAACCGTCAGGGCAAGACCCGCCGCACCAAGTTCGGCATGGGCAAGCGCAAGAACACCAAGCGCGCCATCGTCACGCTCAAGGCCGGTTCCATCGACATCTTCACGGCTGTCGGCTAG
- the rplD gene encoding 50S ribosomal protein L4 — protein MATAIDVIDVKGKKVGSVDLPAETFDVQTNVPLIHQVVVAQRAAARQGTHNTLRRGEVSGAGRKPFKQKGTGRARQGSIRAPQMKGGGIVHGPHPRDYSQRTPKKMIAAALRGALSDRARGERIHVIESLALGDVPSTKSVVELLSSIATSKHVLIVLERDDEISYKSVRNIPSVHVLPYDQLNAYDVLVSDDIVFTKGAFDAFVGSKAETVESDKKAKVSA, from the coding sequence ATGGCTACCGCAATTGACGTCATTGACGTGAAGGGCAAGAAGGTCGGCTCGGTCGATCTTCCCGCCGAGACCTTCGACGTACAGACCAACGTCCCGCTGATCCACCAGGTTGTCGTCGCGCAGCGCGCTGCGGCTCGCCAGGGCACGCACAACACGCTTCGCCGCGGCGAAGTTTCCGGTGCAGGCCGCAAGCCCTTCAAGCAGAAGGGAACCGGTCGCGCTCGTCAGGGCTCGATCCGCGCCCCTCAGATGAAGGGTGGTGGCATCGTTCACGGGCCACACCCGCGTGACTACTCGCAGCGCACCCCCAAGAAGATGATCGCCGCCGCTCTGCGCGGTGCGCTCTCTGACCGGGCCCGTGGCGAGCGTATCCACGTGATCGAGTCCCTCGCCCTCGGCGATGTGCCCTCGACCAAGTCGGTTGTCGAGCTGCTGTCGTCCATCGCGACCAGCAAGCACGTGCTCATCGTTCTCGAGCGCGACGACGAAATCAGCTACAAGAGCGTTCGGAACATCCCGAGCGTTCATGTGCTTCCCTACGACCAGCTCAACGCCTACGACGTGCTCGTAAGCGATGACATCGTCTTCACCAAGGGCGCCTTCGATGCATTCGTCGGCTCCAAGGCAGAGACGGTCGAGTCTGACAAGAAAGCGAAGGTGAGCGCATGA
- the rplC gene encoding 50S ribosomal protein L3, which produces MATTTTRKGLLGKKLGMTQVWDANNKLIPVTVIEITPNVVTQVRTPEVDGYDAVQIAYGQIDPRKVNKPATGHFDKAGVTPRRHLTEIRTPDASEYSLGQELTVDIFEAGQKVDVVGTSKGKGFAGVMKRHNFKGVSASHGAHRNHRKPGSIGASSTPSRVFKGMRMAGRMGGDRVTVQGLMVQAVDLEKGLLLVKGAVPGARGRIVFVRNAVKGA; this is translated from the coding sequence ATGGCTACTACTACGACCCGAAAGGGACTGCTGGGCAAGAAGCTCGGCATGACTCAGGTCTGGGATGCGAACAACAAGCTCATCCCCGTGACCGTTATTGAGATCACCCCGAACGTTGTCACGCAGGTTCGCACCCCCGAGGTCGACGGCTACGACGCAGTTCAGATCGCCTACGGCCAGATCGACCCTCGCAAGGTGAACAAGCCTGCGACCGGTCACTTCGACAAGGCTGGCGTTACGCCCCGTCGTCACCTCACGGAGATCCGTACCCCCGACGCCAGCGAGTACTCGCTCGGCCAGGAGCTCACGGTTGACATCTTCGAGGCCGGCCAGAAGGTCGACGTCGTCGGCACCAGCAAGGGCAAGGGTTTCGCCGGTGTTATGAAGCGTCACAACTTCAAGGGTGTTTCCGCCTCGCACGGTGCTCACCGCAACCACCGCAAGCCCGGCTCGATCGGCGCTTCCTCGACCCCCAGCCGTGTCTTCAAGGGCATGCGCATGGCCGGTCGTATGGGTGGCGACCGCGTCACCGTCCAGGGCCTCATGGTTCAGGCTGTTGACCTCGAGAAGGGCCTGCTGCTCGTCAAGGGCGCCGTTCCCGGAGCTCGTGGCCGCATCGTTTTCGTTCGCAACGCAGTGAAGGGAGCCTAG
- the rpsJ gene encoding 30S ribosomal protein S10 has product MAGQKIRIRLKSYDHEVIDSSARKIVDTVTRAGATVVGPVPLPTEKNVVVVIRSPHKYKDSREHFEKRTHKRLIDIIDPTPKAVDSLMRLDLPADVNIEIKL; this is encoded by the coding sequence ATGGCGGGACAAAAGATCCGCATCCGACTTAAGTCGTATGACCACGAGGTCATTGACAGCTCGGCGCGCAAGATCGTCGACACGGTTACCCGTGCGGGCGCGACGGTTGTCGGACCGGTGCCCCTTCCTACTGAGAAGAACGTGGTCGTTGTGATCCGCTCTCCTCACAAGTACAAGGACAGCCGCGAGCACTTCGAGAAGCGCACACACAAGCGCCTGATCGACATCATTGACCCGACGCCAAAGGCTGTCGACTCGCTTATGCGTCTCGACCTGCCGGCCGACGTCAACATCGAGATCAAGCTCTAA
- the tuf gene encoding elongation factor Tu has translation MAKAKFERNKPHVNIGTIGHVDHGKTTLTAAISKVLADKYPSATNVQRDFATIDSAPEERQRGITINISHVEYETPKRHYAHVDAPGHADYIKNMITGAAQMDGAILVVAATDGPMAQTREHVLLARQVGVPYLLVALNKSDMVDDEEILELVELEVRELLSSQEFDGDNVPVVRVSGLKALEGDEKWVNSILELMEAVDNNVPDPIRDKDKPFLMPIEDVFTITGRGTVVTGRAERGTLAINSEVEIVGIRPTQKTTVTGIEMFHKQLDEAWAGENCGLLLRGTKREDVERGQVVVKPGSVTPHTEFEGTAYILSKDEGGRHNPFYANYRPQFYFRTTDVTGVITLPEGTEMVMPGDTTEMTVNLIQPIAMEEGLGFAIREGGRTVGAGKVTKIIK, from the coding sequence GTGGCCAAGGCCAAGTTCGAGCGGAACAAGCCGCACGTCAACATCGGAACGATCGGTCACGTTGACCACGGAAAGACGACGCTTACGGCGGCGATCTCCAAGGTGCTCGCAGACAAGTACCCGTCCGCGACCAACGTGCAGCGCGACTTCGCGACCATCGACTCCGCTCCCGAAGAGCGCCAGCGTGGTATCACCATCAACATCTCGCACGTTGAGTACGAGACGCCCAAGCGTCACTACGCTCACGTCGACGCCCCCGGCCACGCCGACTACATCAAGAACATGATCACGGGTGCGGCCCAGATGGATGGCGCCATCCTCGTTGTTGCCGCCACCGATGGCCCCATGGCCCAGACGCGTGAGCACGTTCTGCTCGCGCGCCAGGTTGGTGTTCCTTACCTGCTCGTTGCCCTCAACAAGTCCGACATGGTCGACGACGAGGAGATCCTGGAGCTCGTTGAGCTCGAGGTTCGCGAGCTGCTCTCCAGCCAGGAGTTCGATGGCGACAACGTTCCCGTTGTTCGCGTTTCGGGCCTCAAGGCACTTGAGGGCGACGAGAAGTGGGTCAACTCGATCCTCGAGCTGATGGAAGCCGTTGACAACAACGTGCCTGACCCCATCCGCGACAAGGACAAGCCCTTCCTCATGCCCATCGAGGACGTCTTCACGATCACCGGTCGTGGAACAGTCGTCACGGGCCGCGCAGAGCGCGGAACCCTCGCCATCAACTCCGAGGTCGAGATCGTCGGCATCCGCCCGACGCAGAAGACCACGGTTACGGGTATCGAGATGTTCCACAAGCAGCTCGACGAGGCATGGGCCGGCGAGAACTGTGGTCTTCTTCTTCGTGGCACCAAGCGCGAGGACGTTGAGCGCGGCCAGGTCGTCGTCAAGCCCGGTTCGGTAACCCCGCACACCGAGTTCGAGGGCACCGCCTACATCCTTTCCAAGGATGAGGGTGGCCGTCACAACCCGTTCTACGCGAACTACCGCCCGCAGTTCTACTTCCGCACCACGGACGTCACCGGCGTCATCACGCTGCCCGAGGGCACCGAGATGGTCATGCCTGGTGACACCACCGAGATGACGGTCAACCTGATCCAGCCGATCGCCATGGAAGAGGGCCTCGGCTTCGCTATCCGTGAAGGTGGCCGCACCGTCGGCGCCGGCAAGGTGACGAAGATCATCAAGTAG
- the fusA gene encoding elongation factor G, translated as MAQEVLTDLNKVRNIGIMAHIDAGKTTTTERILFYTGVNHKIGETHDGASTTDWMEQEQERGITITSAAVTCFWNKNQINIIDTPGHVDFTVEVERSLRVLDGAVAVFDGKEGVEPQSETVWRQADKYNVPRICFVNKMDKMGADFYFTVETIVKRLGARPLVIQLPIGSESAFEGVVDLVEMRALTWRGDSKGDVQMGAKYDIEEIPEDLKEKAAEYRTALLEVVAETDDALMEKYFGGEELTVAEIKAAIRKLTVASEIYPVLCGSAFKNRGVQPMLDAVVDYLPNPLDVGATEARDPRDEEKIIERLPSEKEPFAALAFKVAVHPFFGRLTYIRVYSGRLDSGSAVANSTKGKKERIGKIFQMYANKENPVDSVTAGHIYAVIGLKDTTTGDTLCDPNQQVVLESMTFPEPVIEVAIEPKTKADQEKLGTAIQKLAEEDPTFRVELNYETGQTVIKGMGELHLDILVDRMKREFKVEANVGKPQVAYRETIRRTVEKYDYTHKKQTGGSGQFAKVQIALEPMEVTPETSYEFVDKVSGGRIPREYIPSVDAGIKDAMQTGVLAGFPTVGVKAILLDGAYHDVDSSEMAFKIAGSMAYKEAARKASPVLLEPLMAVEVRTPEEYMGDVIGDLNSRRGQIQSMEDATGVKVVTAKVPLSEMFGYVGDLRSKTSGRAMYSMSFDSYAEVPKAVADEIVQKNKGE; from the coding sequence GTGGCACAGGAAGTGCTCACCGACCTTAACAAGGTCCGCAACATCGGCATCATGGCGCACATCGATGCCGGCAAGACCACCACGACTGAGCGCATCCTGTTCTACACGGGCGTCAACCACAAGATCGGCGAGACCCACGACGGTGCGTCGACGACGGACTGGATGGAGCAGGAGCAGGAGCGTGGCATCACCATCACGTCCGCTGCTGTTACGTGTTTCTGGAACAAGAACCAGATCAACATCATCGACACCCCCGGTCACGTTGACTTCACGGTCGAGGTGGAGCGCTCGCTCCGCGTTCTCGACGGTGCTGTCGCTGTGTTCGACGGCAAGGAGGGCGTTGAGCCCCAGTCCGAGACCGTCTGGCGCCAGGCCGACAAGTACAACGTTCCCCGCATCTGCTTCGTCAACAAGATGGACAAGATGGGCGCTGACTTCTACTTCACGGTAGAGACGATCGTCAAGCGTCTTGGTGCCCGGCCGCTGGTTATCCAGCTGCCCATCGGCTCCGAGTCCGCCTTCGAAGGCGTTGTTGACCTGGTCGAGATGCGTGCCCTCACGTGGCGCGGAGACTCCAAGGGTGACGTCCAGATGGGCGCCAAGTACGACATCGAAGAGATCCCCGAGGACCTCAAGGAGAAGGCTGCTGAGTACCGCACCGCTCTTCTCGAGGTTGTCGCCGAGACCGACGACGCTCTTATGGAGAAGTACTTCGGTGGCGAAGAGCTGACCGTTGCCGAGATCAAGGCCGCGATCCGCAAGCTCACCGTCGCAAGCGAGATCTACCCCGTTCTCTGCGGCTCTGCGTTCAAGAACCGCGGCGTTCAGCCGATGCTTGACGCTGTCGTCGACTACCTTCCGAACCCGCTCGACGTTGGTGCCACCGAGGCACGCGACCCGCGCGACGAGGAGAAGATCATTGAGCGTCTTCCCTCTGAGAAGGAGCCGTTCGCTGCTCTCGCGTTCAAGGTTGCAGTGCACCCGTTCTTCGGTCGCCTCACCTACATCCGCGTGTACTCCGGTCGCCTCGACAGTGGTTCGGCTGTTGCCAACTCCACCAAGGGCAAGAAGGAGCGCATCGGCAAGATCTTCCAGATGTACGCCAACAAGGAGAACCCTGTTGACAGCGTTACCGCTGGTCACATCTACGCCGTCATCGGCCTCAAGGACACCACCACGGGTGACACGCTGTGTGACCCGAACCAGCAGGTTGTTCTCGAGTCGATGACCTTCCCTGAGCCCGTCATCGAGGTCGCTATCGAGCCGAAGACGAAGGCTGACCAGGAGAAGCTCGGCACCGCGATTCAGAAGCTGGCCGAAGAGGACCCGACGTTCCGCGTCGAGCTCAACTACGAGACCGGCCAGACCGTCATCAAGGGTATGGGTGAGCTTCACCTCGACATCCTCGTTGACCGTATGAAGCGCGAGTTCAAGGTCGAGGCCAACGTGGGCAAGCCCCAGGTTGCGTACCGCGAGACGATTCGTCGCACGGTTGAGAAGTACGACTACACCCACAAGAAGCAGACCGGTGGTTCTGGTCAGTTCGCTAAGGTGCAGATCGCGCTCGAGCCGATGGAGGTCACTCCTGAGACGTCGTACGAGTTCGTCGACAAGGTGAGCGGTGGTCGTATCCCCCGCGAGTACATTCCTTCGGTTGACGCCGGCATCAAGGACGCCATGCAGACCGGTGTTCTCGCCGGCTTCCCGACCGTCGGCGTGAAGGCCATCCTCCTGGATGGTGCTTACCACGATGTCGACTCCTCGGAGATGGCGTTCAAGATTGCCGGATCGATGGCCTACAAGGAGGCCGCTCGCAAGGCAAGCCCCGTGCTCCTTGAGCCGCTTATGGCGGTCGAGGTTCGTACGCCCGAGGAGTACATGGGCGACGTTATCGGTGACCTCAACTCTCGTCGTGGACAGATCCAGTCCATGGAAGACGCGACGGGCGTGAAGGTTGTCACGGCGAAGGTTCCGCTGTCGGAGATGTTCGGCTACGTGGGCGACCTGAGGTCCAAGACCTCCGGCCGCGCGATGTACTCGATGTCGTTCGACAGCTACGCGGAGGTCCCGAAGGCTGTTGCCGACGAGATCGTCCAGAAGAACAAGGGCGAATAA
- the rpsG gene encoding 30S ribosomal protein S7 — protein MPRKGPAPKRPVAIDPVYGAPIVSQLVNKILLDGKKSLAERIVYDALEAVAAKNGQDAVVTLKKALDNVRPTLEVKSRRVGGSTYQVPVEVKPHRANTLALRWLTTYAKGRREKTMTERLTNEILDASNGLGAAVKRREDTHKMAEANKAFSHYRW, from the coding sequence ATGCCTCGCAAGGGACCAGCTCCTAAGCGCCCCGTAGCGATCGACCCGGTCTACGGCGCACCCATCGTCAGCCAGCTCGTCAACAAGATCCTTCTTGACGGCAAGAAGTCCCTCGCAGAGCGCATCGTTTACGACGCACTCGAGGCTGTTGCCGCAAAGAACGGTCAGGATGCCGTTGTTACCCTTAAGAAGGCGCTCGACAACGTGCGCCCCACCCTTGAGGTCAAGAGCCGCCGCGTCGGTGGCTCGACCTACCAGGTCCCCGTTGAGGTCAAGCCGCACCGCGCGAACACTCTCGCGCTTCGCTGGCTCACGACCTACGCGAAGGGCCGTCGCGAGAAGACGATGACCGAGCGTCTCACCAACGAGATCCTCGACGCATCCAACGGTCTTGGTGCCGCGGTCAAGCGCCGTGAAGACACCCACAAGATGGCCGAGGCCAACAAGGCCTTCTCGCACTACCGCTGGTAA
- the rpsL gene encoding 30S ribosomal protein S12, producing MPTIQQLVRKGRSPKVVKTKAPALKANPQQRGVCTRVYTTTPKKPNSALRKVARVKLSNGTEVTAYIPGEGHNLQEHSMVLVRGGRVKDLPGVRYKIVRGALDTQAVKNRKQARSRYGAKMEKK from the coding sequence GTGCCAACTATTCAGCAGTTGGTCCGCAAGGGTCGCTCGCCGAAGGTCGTCAAGACCAAGGCTCCCGCCCTTAAGGCCAACCCCCAGCAGCGCGGCGTATGCACGCGTGTCTACACGACTACCCCAAAGAAGCCGAACTCGGCTCTCCGCAAGGTTGCCCGTGTCAAGCTCTCCAACGGCACCGAGGTCACCGCGTACATTCCCGGTGAAGGCCACAACCTGCAGGAGCACTCGATGGTGCTCGTGCGCGGTGGTCGTGTTAAGGACCTCCCCGGTGTTCGCTACAAGATCGTTCGCGGCGCACTTGACACCCAGGCTGTCAAGAACCGCAAGCAGGCTCGCAGCCGTTACGGCGCGAAGATGGAGAAGAAGTAA
- a CDS encoding PilN domain-containing protein, translating into MSARTQNDKGIVVGGEPRIDFLPPEIKQKKQARRTRRGLVALVVVVIALCVVLYGGVTTVAIARQIALADEQQRTLALIKEQAAYSVARQASDDVALVTGARLFGSSREVMWQAYFAELEARFPAGTEITLVSVDSQNALELAPETAGPLITGRIANIGLTGTTPTYSDVSTLLANIQTLPGYAGASVTQIELTEGAGFEFVMTLSINEAALAKRYYVVPETPTDAETVEGEEK; encoded by the coding sequence ATGAGTGCTCGAACCCAGAACGATAAGGGAATCGTCGTCGGCGGCGAACCCCGCATCGACTTTCTCCCGCCCGAGATCAAGCAGAAGAAGCAGGCCCGTCGCACCCGGAGGGGACTCGTCGCACTCGTGGTCGTCGTCATAGCCCTCTGTGTCGTGTTGTACGGAGGGGTCACCACGGTCGCTATTGCTCGCCAGATCGCACTTGCGGACGAGCAGCAGCGCACGCTAGCGCTAATTAAGGAGCAGGCCGCCTACTCGGTTGCTCGGCAAGCATCTGATGATGTTGCGCTAGTCACGGGTGCGCGGCTTTTCGGATCATCACGTGAGGTCATGTGGCAGGCGTACTTCGCGGAGCTGGAGGCGCGGTTCCCTGCTGGCACGGAGATCACGCTCGTGAGCGTCGACTCGCAGAATGCTCTTGAGCTTGCGCCCGAGACTGCTGGGCCTCTCATCACGGGGCGGATCGCCAACATCGGACTTACGGGCACCACCCCGACATACAGCGATGTCTCGACTCTCCTCGCCAATATCCAAACTCTTCCTGGTTACGCGGGTGCGTCCGTTACTCAGATTGAGCTGACCGAGGGCGCGGGTTTTGAATTCGTCATGACGCTCTCGATCAACGAGGCGGCGTTGGCCAAGCGTTACTACGTCGTTCCAGAAACACCAACGGATGCCGAAACCGTCGAAGGCGAGGAGAAGTGA
- the pilM gene encoding type IV pilus assembly protein PilM, translated as MAKRIVGVDIGNTSIRAVELLDPTGANPTVERFHQVPLPEGAARSGDVLEVHTVAAALKRLWAEGGFKSRSVALGMGNQRVLARDLTVPRMPLAQIRESLPFQVQEMLPVPVGDAILDFYPISEAETDQGPVINGLLVAAIKEAVMANVTAVQLAGLNPVEVDLIPFALTRVHMRGEAGRGTVALIDVGSTTTNVVIATNGVPQFVRIIPGGGDEITSALVQRLGLTTEVAEQAKQSLGILTAGVAPEHRPAIEVIYEQTGQLLNSLRNTLNYFVTSHPEEQITRIVLTGGASKLRGFASALGELTRVSVDTSDGFSGVRLSKSPGQGGGTSEGMTIALGLALGGAA; from the coding sequence ATGGCCAAACGCATCGTTGGCGTGGATATCGGCAATACGTCGATTCGCGCCGTTGAGCTTCTAGACCCGACGGGGGCAAACCCTACCGTCGAGCGTTTTCACCAGGTTCCGCTACCAGAGGGTGCCGCCCGCAGCGGCGATGTCCTTGAGGTGCACACCGTCGCGGCGGCGCTCAAACGCCTCTGGGCAGAGGGTGGATTCAAGAGTCGCAGCGTAGCGCTGGGGATGGGTAATCAGCGCGTGCTCGCTCGAGACCTCACCGTGCCCCGCATGCCGCTGGCGCAGATCCGTGAGTCCCTCCCGTTCCAAGTCCAAGAAATGCTCCCGGTTCCGGTCGGCGACGCCATTCTCGATTTCTATCCGATCTCCGAGGCAGAAACCGATCAGGGCCCTGTCATCAACGGACTTCTCGTTGCGGCGATTAAAGAGGCCGTGATGGCCAACGTCACGGCGGTGCAATTGGCTGGCCTTAACCCGGTCGAGGTTGACCTCATTCCCTTTGCTCTCACCCGCGTTCACATGCGTGGCGAGGCGGGCAGGGGCACCGTGGCTCTCATCGATGTCGGGTCCACCACGACCAACGTCGTCATCGCGACAAACGGCGTTCCGCAATTTGTTCGAATCATTCCCGGCGGCGGTGACGAGATCACGTCTGCGCTCGTCCAGCGGCTCGGCCTCACGACCGAGGTGGCCGAACAGGCCAAGCAGTCGCTCGGCATTCTCACTGCGGGCGTGGCGCCCGAGCACCGCCCGGCGATCGAGGTCATCTACGAGCAGACGGGTCAGTTGCTTAACAGCTTGCGAAACACGCTCAATTATTTCGTCACCTCCCACCCCGAGGAGCAGATCACGCGAATCGTGCTCACCGGTGGTGCATCGAAGCTCCGCGGCTTTGCCAGCGCGCTGGGGGAGCTCACCAGGGTGTCCGTCGACACGAGCGACGGCTTTAGCGGCGTACGGCTCTCAAAGTCGCCCGGTCAAGGGGGCGGAACCTCCGAGGGAATGACAATTGCCCTCGGCCTCGCCTTAGGCGGTGCAGCATGA